A genomic stretch from Streptococcus oralis includes:
- a CDS encoding class A sortase yields MSHRKIKKNNRKNILINILAGFLILLSLALIFNAQIRDLFMVWNTNKYQVSQVTKEKIEENKETEGNFDFDSVKSISSEAVLAAQWDAQQLPVIGGIAIPEVEINLPIFKGLDNVNLFYGAGTMKANQKMGEGNYSLASHHIFTAENASQMLFSPLVNAKEGMKIYLTDKDKVYTYEIREVKHVTPDRVDEIEDRDGIKEITLVTCVDYDATERIIVKGDFKEVKAYSETSDDILSAFNKPYKQRY; encoded by the coding sequence ATGTCTCACAGAAAAATAAAGAAGAATAACCGTAAAAATATACTAATCAATATTTTAGCTGGATTTTTAATTCTTCTATCCCTTGCCTTGATTTTTAATGCTCAAATTCGTGACCTCTTTATGGTTTGGAATACCAATAAATACCAAGTCAGTCAGGTGACTAAGGAAAAGATTGAGGAAAATAAAGAGACAGAAGGAAATTTCGATTTTGATTCTGTCAAATCCATTTCATCGGAAGCGGTATTAGCCGCCCAGTGGGATGCTCAGCAACTTCCAGTTATCGGAGGAATTGCCATTCCTGAAGTAGAGATTAACCTGCCTATTTTTAAAGGTTTGGATAATGTAAACTTGTTCTACGGAGCAGGAACCATGAAAGCAAATCAGAAAATGGGGGAGGGCAACTATTCTCTAGCTAGTCACCATATCTTTACTGCTGAAAATGCTAGCCAGATGCTCTTTTCACCTTTGGTCAATGCCAAGGAGGGAATGAAAATCTATCTGACTGATAAGGATAAGGTATACACCTATGAGATTCGTGAGGTGAAGCACGTAACGCCTGATCGCGTTGATGAAATTGAAGACCGTGATGGTATCAAAGAAATCACATTGGTGACCTGTGTCGACTATGATGCGACAGAGCGAATCATTGTTAAAGGAGATTTTAAAGAAGTTAAAGCATATTCGGAAACATCTGATGATATCTTAAGTGCCTTTAATAAACCATATAAACAGCGTTATTAA
- the udk gene encoding uridine kinase, which produces MQNRPIIIGVTGGSGGGKTSVSRAILSHFPDEKISMIEHDSYYKDQSHLTFEERVKTNYDHPFAFDTDLMIEQIKELLAGRPVDIPTYDYTEHTRSSKTYRQEPQDVFIVEGILVLEDKRLRDLMDIKIFVDTDDDVRIIRRIKRDMEERGRSLDSVIDQYLGVVKPMYHQFIEPTKRYADIVIPEGVSNTVAIDLLTTKIAKILEEARNSK; this is translated from the coding sequence ATGCAAAATAGACCAATCATTATCGGAGTGACAGGTGGTTCTGGTGGTGGTAAAACTAGTGTTTCAAGAGCCATTTTATCGCACTTCCCTGATGAAAAGATTTCCATGATTGAGCATGATTCATACTACAAGGATCAGTCTCACTTGACCTTTGAAGAGCGTGTCAAAACCAACTATGACCATCCATTTGCCTTTGATACAGACTTGATGATCGAGCAGATTAAGGAATTGTTGGCGGGACGGCCAGTGGACATTCCGACTTATGACTATACAGAGCATACACGGAGTAGCAAGACCTATCGTCAGGAGCCTCAAGATGTCTTTATCGTTGAGGGGATTCTGGTCTTGGAGGACAAGCGTCTGCGCGATTTGATGGATATCAAGATTTTTGTGGATACGGATGATGATGTGCGCATTATTCGTCGTATCAAGCGTGATATGGAAGAGCGTGGCCGTAGTCTTGACAGCGTTATTGACCAGTATTTAGGTGTGGTTAAACCCATGTACCACCAGTTTATCGAGCCAACTAAGCGTTATGCTGATATCGTCATTCCTGAGGGAGTCAGCAATACAGTTGCTATCGACCTTTTGACGACCAAGATTGCAAAGATTTTGGAAGAAGCTCGAAACAGCAAATAA
- a CDS encoding DUF2130 domain-containing protein encodes MNEIKCPSCGEVFTVNESQYAELLSQVRTAEFDKELHDRMEQELALAEQKAMNEQQSKLAQKDQEIAQLQSQIQKFDTEKELAKKEVEQTSHEALLAKDKEVLALENQLATLRLEHENQLQKTLSDLEKERDQVKNQLLLQEKENELSLASVKQNYEAQLKAANEQVEFYKNFKAQQSTKAIGESLEQYAESEFNKVRSFAFPNAYFEKDNKVSARGSKGDFIFRECDENGVEIISIMFEMKNEADGTEKKHKNADFYKELDKDRREKNCEYAVLVTMLEADNDYFNTGIVDVSHEYEKMYVVRPQFFIQLIGLLRNAALNSLKYKQELALVREQNIDITHFEEDLDAFKLAFAKNYNSASTNFGKAIDEIDKAIKRMEEVKKFLTTSENQLRLANNKLEDVSVKKLTRKNPTMKAKFEALRGE; translated from the coding sequence ATGAACGAAATCAAATGTCCCAGCTGTGGGGAAGTCTTTACAGTAAATGAAAGTCAGTATGCCGAACTTTTATCCCAAGTGAGAACGGCAGAGTTTGATAAGGAATTACACGATCGCATGGAGCAGGAGCTGGCCTTGGCTGAGCAAAAGGCCATGAATGAGCAACAGTCCAAACTGGCTCAAAAAGATCAAGAAATTGCTCAATTACAGAGTCAAATCCAAAAGTTTGATACAGAGAAGGAATTGGCCAAGAAAGAAGTTGAACAGACAAGCCATGAGGCCTTATTGGCCAAGGACAAGGAAGTACTTGCCTTGGAAAACCAACTGGCTACCTTGCGTTTAGAGCATGAAAATCAACTGCAAAAGACCCTTTCTGACTTAGAAAAAGAACGCGATCAGGTTAAAAATCAGCTCCTCTTGCAAGAAAAGGAAAATGAGTTATCTTTGGCTTCCGTTAAGCAGAATTACGAAGCTCAACTTAAGGCAGCTAATGAACAAGTCGAATTTTACAAGAACTTTAAAGCTCAACAATCCACAAAAGCTATCGGGGAAAGTTTGGAACAGTATGCAGAGAGTGAGTTCAATAAGGTTCGTAGTTTTGCCTTTCCAAATGCCTACTTTGAGAAGGATAACAAGGTTTCTGCGCGTGGTTCTAAAGGTGACTTTATCTTCCGTGAGTGCGATGAAAATGGAGTCGAAATCATTTCCATCATGTTTGAAATGAAAAATGAAGCGGACGGAACAGAGAAAAAACATAAGAATGCGGATTTTTACAAGGAATTGGACAAGGACCGTCGGGAGAAGAACTGTGAATATGCCGTTTTGGTGACCATGTTAGAAGCAGATAACGACTACTTTAACACAGGGATTGTTGACGTCAGCCACGAGTATGAAAAGATGTATGTGGTTCGTCCTCAGTTCTTTATCCAGTTAATTGGTCTCCTGCGAAATGCGGCGCTTAATTCCCTAAAATACAAACAAGAGTTGGCCTTGGTTCGCGAGCAAAATATCGATATTACACATTTTGAGGAAGATTTGGATGCCTTTAAACTAGCTTTTGCTAAAAACTACAACTCTGCTTCAACCAACTTTGGTAAAGCAATCGATGAAATCGATAAGGCTATTAAGCGTATGGAAGAGGTCAAGAAGTTCCTGACCACATCCGAAAACCAACTCCGCCTCGCAAACAATAAATTGGAAGATGTTTCAGTTAAAAAATTGACCAGAAAAAATCCAACCATGAAAGCGAAGTTTGAAGCGCTGAGGGGGGAGTGA
- the truB gene encoding tRNA pseudouridine(55) synthase TruB translates to MNGIINLKKEAGMTSHDAVFKLRKILGTKKIGHGGTLDPDVVGVLPIAIGKATRMVEFMQDEGKVYEGEITLGYSTTTEDASGEVVAETPVLSPLNETIVDEAIASLTGPITQTPPMYSAVKVNGRKLYEYARAGQEVERPERRVTIYQFERTSPISYEDHLARFTFRVKCSKGTYIRTLSVDLGEKLGYAAHMSHLTRTSAAGLQLEDALTLDEIAEKVEAGQLDFLHPLEIGAGDLVKVFLTPEEATEVRYGRFIELDQTDKELAAFEGGKLLAILEKRGYLYKPRKVFG, encoded by the coding sequence ATGAACGGTATTATCAACTTAAAAAAAGAAGCGGGGATGACCTCGCATGACGCTGTTTTTAAACTGCGTAAGATTTTGGGAACCAAGAAGATTGGTCATGGTGGGACCTTGGATCCGGATGTGGTCGGGGTTTTGCCGATTGCGATTGGCAAGGCGACCCGCATGGTCGAGTTTATGCAGGATGAGGGCAAGGTCTATGAGGGGGAAATCACTCTTGGTTATTCCACAACGACCGAGGATGCTAGTGGGGAAGTGGTCGCAGAGACACCCGTTTTGTCACCCTTGAATGAAACTATTGTCGATGAAGCGATTGCCAGTCTGACTGGCCCTATTACCCAGACTCCGCCTATGTATTCAGCTGTCAAGGTCAATGGTCGTAAGCTCTATGAGTATGCGCGTGCTGGTCAGGAAGTGGAGCGTCCAGAACGTCGGGTGACTATTTATCAATTTGAGCGGACTAGTCCGATTTCTTATGAGGATCACCTCGCACGTTTTACCTTTCGTGTGAAATGCAGTAAGGGGACTTATATCCGTACCTTGTCAGTTGACTTGGGAGAGAAGCTGGGTTATGCGGCCCATATGTCCCATCTGACACGGACTAGTGCTGCAGGGTTACAACTGGAGGATGCTCTTACCTTGGACGAAATTGCTGAAAAAGTGGAGGCTGGTCAGCTGGACTTTCTCCATCCTCTTGAGATTGGGGCAGGGGACCTTGTCAAAGTTTTCCTAACTCCAGAAGAGGCTACAGAAGTGCGCTATGGTCGTTTTATCGAGCTAGACCAAACAGACAAAGAATTGGCTGCCTTTGAAGGTGGTAAATTGCTTGCCATTTTAGAAAAACGAGGCTATCTCTACAAGCCAAGGAAGGTTTTTGGCTAG
- a CDS encoding O-acetylhomoserine aminocarboxypropyltransferase/cysteine synthase family protein: protein MTRDFKFETLQLHAGQVVDPATKSRAVPIYQTTSFVFDDTQEGADLFALRKSGNIYTRITNPTTAAFEERIAALEGGVGALATASGMAAVTYTILALAHAGDHVVAASTIYGGTFNLLKETLPRYGITTTFVDVDNLEEVEAAINDNTKLVLIETLGNPLINIPDLEKLAEIAHKHQIPLVSDNTFATPYLINVFSHGVDIAIHSATKFIGGHGTTIGGVIVDSGRFDWAASGKFPQFVEEDPSYHNLSYTRDVGAAAFIIAVRVQLLRDTGAALSPFNAFLLLQGLETLSLRVERHVQNAEKIVDFLVNHPKVEKVNYPKLADSPYHALAEKYLPKGVGSIFTFHVKGGEAEARKVIDNLEIFSDLANVADAKSLVVHPATTTHGQLSEKDLEAAGVTPNQIRLSIGLENVEDLIEDLRLALEKI from the coding sequence ATGACTCGTGATTTTAAATTTGAAACCCTACAATTACATGCTGGGCAAGTAGTTGATCCAGCGACCAAATCTCGTGCAGTACCGATTTATCAAACAACATCCTTCGTTTTTGATGACACGCAGGAAGGTGCTGATTTGTTTGCCTTGAGAAAATCAGGGAACATTTATACTCGTATCACAAATCCTACAACAGCAGCCTTTGAGGAAAGAATCGCTGCTCTTGAAGGTGGTGTTGGAGCTCTTGCAACAGCATCAGGTATGGCTGCTGTAACATACACTATTTTGGCGCTTGCTCATGCAGGTGACCATGTAGTGGCAGCATCAACTATTTATGGTGGGACCTTCAACCTCTTGAAAGAAACCCTTCCTCGTTATGGGATCACAACAACCTTTGTGGATGTGGATAATTTGGAGGAAGTAGAAGCAGCTATCAATGACAATACAAAGCTTGTCTTGATTGAAACCTTGGGGAATCCCTTGATTAACATTCCTGACTTGGAAAAATTGGCTGAGATTGCGCATAAGCACCAGATTCCACTTGTTTCGGATAATACTTTTGCCACACCATATTTGATTAACGTCTTCTCTCACGGTGTAGATATTGCCATTCATTCAGCAACTAAGTTTATTGGTGGGCACGGTACGACTATTGGCGGTGTCATCGTGGACAGTGGTCGATTTGACTGGGCAGCTTCAGGAAAATTCCCTCAATTTGTTGAGGAAGACCCAAGTTACCATAATTTGAGTTATACTCGTGATGTGGGTGCAGCAGCCTTTATTATCGCCGTTCGTGTTCAATTGCTTCGTGATACAGGTGCTGCCTTGTCACCATTTAATGCCTTTCTCTTGCTCCAAGGACTTGAAACTCTCTCTCTTCGTGTTGAACGTCACGTGCAAAATGCAGAGAAAATTGTTGATTTCCTTGTCAACCATCCTAAGGTAGAGAAGGTAAATTATCCAAAACTAGCTGACAGTCCATATCATGCCTTGGCTGAGAAATATTTGCCAAAAGGTGTTGGTTCAATCTTTACCTTCCATGTCAAAGGTGGAGAGGCAGAAGCCCGCAAGGTGATTGATAATCTGGAAATCTTCTCTGACCTGGCAAACGTAGCAGATGCCAAATCTCTTGTTGTCCATCCAGCCACAACTACTCACGGTCAATTGTCAGAAAAAGACCTAGAAGCAGCAGGTGTCACACCCAACCAAATTCGCTTGTCGATCGGACTTGAAAATGTAGAGGATTTGATTGAAGATTTGCGCTTGGCCTTGGAAAAAATTTAA
- a CDS encoding formate/nitrite transporter family protein → MVSSEFISKIEFACKKKESLYSQSKFKYAIRSMFAGAFLTFSTAAGAVGADLINKIAPGSGRFLFPFVFAWGLAYIVFLNAELVTSNMMFLTAGSFLKKISWRKTAEILLYCTFFNLIGALIAGWGFAHSAAYANLTHDSFISGVVEMKLGRSNELVLLEGILANIFVNIAILSFVLVKDGGAKLWLVLSAIYMFVFLTNEHIAANFASFAIVKFSVAADSIANFDIPNILRHWGVTFIGNFIGGGLLMGLPYAFLNKNEDTYVD, encoded by the coding sequence ATGGTCTCTTCAGAATTTATCTCAAAGATTGAATTTGCTTGCAAGAAGAAAGAAAGTCTTTATAGCCAAAGTAAGTTTAAGTATGCGATTCGTTCCATGTTTGCAGGTGCCTTTTTAACATTTAGTACAGCTGCAGGTGCAGTTGGGGCTGACTTGATAAATAAAATCGCACCTGGTAGTGGACGCTTCCTCTTCCCATTTGTTTTTGCTTGGGGATTGGCTTACATTGTTTTCTTAAATGCTGAGTTGGTAACTTCAAATATGATGTTTTTGACAGCTGGTAGTTTTTTGAAGAAAATTTCATGGAGAAAAACGGCTGAGATTTTACTTTACTGTACCTTCTTCAACCTCATCGGAGCTTTGATAGCAGGTTGGGGCTTTGCCCACTCAGCAGCCTATGCAAATCTAACACATGATAGCTTCATTTCAGGAGTTGTAGAGATGAAGTTAGGTCGTTCCAATGAGTTAGTCTTGCTTGAAGGTATTTTAGCCAATATCTTTGTAAACATTGCCATTCTCTCCTTTGTTTTGGTGAAAGATGGTGGGGCCAAACTTTGGCTTGTTTTGTCAGCAATTTACATGTTTGTATTCTTAACAAACGAACACATTGCTGCGAACTTTGCTTCTTTTGCGATTGTTAAGTTTAGTGTTGCAGCGGATTCAATTGCAAACTTTGACATTCCTAATATTCTTCGTCACTGGGGTGTGACCTTTATTGGGAACTTCATTGGGGGCGGTCTCTTGATGGGATTACCATACGCTTTCCTCAATAAAAACGAAGATACTTATGTCGATTAA